In the Candidatus Sysuiplasma jiujiangense genome, AAGAATATGTTTATCATTATGTTGAGCACGACAAAGAGGAGCCAGAACACAATCATGTCTACAAGCCATACTTTCTCTGTCACGATGAAAAGAAATGTCACGACTATCATTCCTATTATGGAATAAGTCAGCATATTCCTCCTGCTCAGCCTGTCGGAAAATATGCCTATGAAACCGCCAAGGAATGCAGATACACCGGATATGAGTATTATGTAGTCTGTCAGAGAAGGAAAGAAGTATGGGCCGATTGCGAGGACGCCCAGGCTGAAGCCCGCAGTATAGGACCACCCGATGATGCCTCCAACTGCCAACCTGAACGCTTTCCCGGGATGTTTCCGCTCCCCGGGCTCGGCCTCCTTCGTGAAATGCGTTTCACCTGCCTTCACCGTCTCGGGACTGCCATCATAGTATTCGGCAAACTCCCTGCCGGCTGTATTTTCTTCACCCGACTTCTCAAGCCACATTACTGATTCAGGGAGCCTTAGTCTGATAAGGAAGATAACGAGAGCCACAGCAATTACAGAGATTCCCAGAAGGAGTTTCTGGGAAGAGACGGAAGTAATTGCCACTATTGCAAGCGCCGTAGCGACGATACCGCCGACGTTCGTGAAATTCAGTTCGAGATACAGGGCCTTGGATCTGTGTTTTTTTGGAAAAAGTTCGTGGGTGCTGACCAGAATCGTGTTGTATTCCCCTCCTGCGGCAAGCAGCAGGATTGCAAGAGCAATCAGAATTTCGACAAAGTCGTATGCAGCAATCAGCACAAGAGCGCCAACGACATAGGTTGAGAGTGTAACATAGAACGTCTTCTTCCTGCCTATGCGGTCTGCAAGAGGGCCTGCGGCAATACCGCCCACAAGGAGCCAGAGCGGTGACCAGACAGAAATCAGGGCTATGAGGTATATCGGAAATTTCACCCAGGTTGTGGCGATGTACGGGAGCGAGTAAATGTATGCCTCTAGCAGTGTCCCAACACAAAAGGCAGTGAATATCCAGCTGTGAAGCGATGACCATTTCGCATTCTCTACATATGTGGAATAATCTGCCAAATGACCCCATCCGCGGTCATATCAGGCAGTCTATTTCAAATTTGGCTTTTGCGTCTTCACACCACTCCCGCTTAAGGCATGGGCGAATCGAAATGCTGGCATCAGACCTGGAATTTTGTTAAACAGTGATGAAACTTTGACATATCCCCCTGTTCAGGCAAATATGACGGGCCAATCGCAAAGTTCGACTATGTGTTTGTGTATGAGCCTGGCTGGTTATGGAAAAGGAGTGAAATAAGCATGGATGAAAAACCGAAAGTGGAAATTGATCTTCTGCACGACTATGTCTTCCGTGTTTCGTTCCCTGACGCGGACGGAACGACACTTGTCATGGACGAGCCGGAACCGCTTGGCAGGCTTGAGGGGCCCAATGCATC is a window encoding:
- a CDS encoding MFS transporter, translating into MADYSTYVENAKWSSLHSWIFTAFCVGTLLEAYIYSLPYIATTWVKFPIYLIALISVWSPLWLLVGGIAAGPLADRIGRKKTFYVTLSTYVVGALVLIAAYDFVEILIALAILLLAAGGEYNTILVSTHELFPKKHRSKALYLELNFTNVGGIVATALAIVAITSVSSQKLLLGISVIAVALVIFLIRLRLPESVMWLEKSGEENTAGREFAEYYDGSPETVKAGETHFTKEAEPGERKHPGKAFRLAVGGIIGWSYTAGFSLGVLAIGPYFFPSLTDYIILISGVSAFLGGFIGIFSDRLSRRNMLTYSIIGMIVVTFLFIVTEKVWLVDMIVFWLLFVVLNIMINIFFLTEDTLKSEVWPVKGRGTFTGIVRVISLGGSIPVIFLASELPIGDYLWAELGIFALGLAAAVAWRLHGVETGEGQSVRMWG